Proteins from one Anastrepha obliqua isolate idAnaObli1 chromosome 2, idAnaObli1_1.0, whole genome shotgun sequence genomic window:
- the LOC129238080 gene encoding GATA zinc finger domain-containing protein 16, which produces MGSHGAGACDCCGGGAGGASSTASNNGNNDAPQRAQQADNVNNSPQRQRQQGQQGQHEQEQQQAPHMLGAAAALHLRRERDPPQLPPLPIAPIMPPRPPAAQPQPQHRLGVPAVAIIAPRGSRHLQSQDSQNNNNSLVGGADHSNQTQHASIAHYINQVNLHMNLTNNNNNNNTSNTAGGGGTYGGGNNNNMLSVSATTSSGQHNYNNNHIYVNPHSYDMQAASGATPRLQYNNNATNMTTSTNNNNVNNSNNMHSNTNTNTNNSNTSTSQRTTATGSTAVALPLQPPPTHAQTQPPPQITTTGVGPPGFDWHFTNGSSTAAGTFGGFELTRQFTSSTLSTLNTYLFPCGADSAGTIGGVTLNSGSGSCDLDSNFSQMVAGSEGGASSTFSTGLGFINKRRIRRLFGVGTPDYRCTGANAAAVRRRSSPLVQFQTAALAKKKQQQMEREATVASANAALFEQKKKKKKEKKKTPGPPPQVRAQASRQMEDPMMNRPRRNNTATTKKDREKEQLEFQLKILQQLQQQQLQKQQQQDVELDLDYTYEKYPLKKQFALIFPKHFCSAPTLQNQPQ; this is translated from the exons ATGGGCTCACATGGTGCCGGCGCGTGTGATTGTTGTGGCGGAGGCGCGGGTGGAGCATCCTCCACAGCCAGCAACAACGGCAATAACGACGCGCCACAGCGGGCACAGCAAGCGGACAATGTCAACAATAGCCCGCAGCGCCAACGCCAACAAGGCCAACAAGGCCAACACGAGCAAGAGCAGCAACAGGCGCCGCACATGCTTGGGGCTGCTGCCGCGTTGCATTTGCGACGCGAGCGGGATCCGCCACAGTTGCCGCCACTACCCATTGCACCGATAATGCCGCCACGCCCACCAGCTGCACAGCCACAACCACAACATCGCTTGGGCGTGCCTGCCGTAGCGATAATTGCGCCACGAGGCAGCCGTCACCTGCAATCGCAGGACTCgcagaacaacaacaatagcttaGTTGGCGGCGCCGACCACTCCAATCAAACTCAACACGCCAGCATCGCACACTATATCAACCAGGTGAATTTGCATATGAATCtcaccaacaacaataacaataataacaccAGCAATACTGCTGGCGGTGGAGGCACCTATGGTGggggcaacaacaataacatgcTGAGTGTCAGCGCGACCACCAGTAGTGGCCagcacaactacaacaacaatcacaTATATGTAAATCCGCACTCGTACGACATGCAAGCGGCGAGCGGCGCCACACCGCGCTTGCAGTACAACAACAATGCCACCAATATGACCACCAgcaccaataacaacaatgtcaacaacagcaacaacatgcaCTCGAACACCAATACTAACACGAATAACAGCAACACGAGTACCTCGCAACGCACCACCGCCACCGGTTCGACAGCGGTCGCTCTACCACTGCAACCGCCACCGACACACGCACAAACACAGCCACCGCCACAGATCACCACCACTGGCGTTGGACCGCCCGGATTCGATTGGCATTTCACAAATGGCAGTAGCACCGCTGCCGGTACATTTGGCGGTTTCGAGCTAACGCGCCAGTTCACCTCCTCCACACTGAGTACACTCAATACATATCTATTTCCCTGTGGTGCCGATTCGGCTGGCACCATTGGCGGTGTAACGCTGAATAGCGGCAGCGGTTCATGCGATTTGGACAGCAATTTCAGTCAGATGGTCGCCGGCAGCGAAGGTGGCGCAAGCTCTACCTTCAGCACGGGTCTGGGATTCATCAACAAGCGTCGCATACGTCGACTCTTCGGCGTGGGTACACCCGATTATCGCTGCACAGGCGCAAACGCAGCAGCCGTACGCAGACGTAGTTCACCGCTGGTGCAATTTCAAACTGCCGCTTTGGcgaagaagaagcagcaacaaatggAACGAGAAGCGACTGTGGCATCGGCGAATGCGGCACTCTTtgagcagaagaagaagaaaaagaaagagaaaaagaagACGCCCGGGCCGCCACCACAAGTGCGCGCGCAAGCATCGCGTCAAATGGAGGATCCGATGATGAATCGGCCACGCCGCAATAACACAGCGACCACTAAGAAAGACAGAGAGAAGGAACAGCTGGAATTTCAATTGAAGATCTTACAACagctgcaacaacagcaattgcagaagcaacaacaacaagatgtGGAACTGGATTTGGATTATACATATGAGAAGTACCCACTGAAAAAACAATTTGCGTTAATTTTTCCAAAGCACTTTTGCAGCGCGCCTACAC tgCAAAATCAACCGCAGTAA